A single genomic interval of Penaeus chinensis breed Huanghai No. 1 chromosome 23, ASM1920278v2, whole genome shotgun sequence harbors:
- the LOC125037350 gene encoding LOW QUALITY PROTEIN: superoxide dismutase [Cu-Zn]-like (The sequence of the model RefSeq protein was modified relative to this genomic sequence to represent the inferred CDS: deleted 1 base in 1 codon) translates to MGKCIAYVAAAVVFTGLGALIAGLAVWYAVPEVSEKFTSESRLAKCVLESSSGVSGTVMFRESSEPAPVDITGNITGLTPGKHGFHIHAFGVSGTDCKAAGGHYNPFENKHSSPNATERHVGDLGNILAGDDSVAYVDILDDKVTLFGWYSVLGRAVVVHAGEDDLGLGGNDGSLSTGNAGGRVACCTIFAVPE, encoded by the exons ATGGGGAAGTGCATCGCTTacgtcgccgccgccgtcgtcTTCACGGGCCTCGGGGCGCTCATAGCTGGTCTGGCTGTGTGGTACGCCGTGCCCGAAGTATCCGAAAAGTTTACGTCTGAG AGCCGACTGGCCAAGTGCGTCCTCGAGTCTTCCTCAGGAGTTTCCGGCACCGTGATGTTCCGCGAGAGCTCTGAGCCGGCGCCCGTGGACATCACCGGGAACATCACAg GACTCACCCCAGGCAAGCACGGCTTCCACATCCACGCC TTCGGGGTCTCGGGCACCGACTGCAAGGCCGCCGGCGGGCACTACAACCCCTTCGAGAACAAGCACTCCTCGCCCAACGCCACCGAGCGCCACGTCGGGGACCTCGGCAACATCCTCGCCGGGGACGACTCCGTTGCCTACGTTGAT ATTCTTGACGACAAGGTGACTCTGTTCGGCTGGTACTCCGTGCTGGGTCGTGCCGTGGTCGTCCACGCCGGCGAGGACGACCTGGGCCTCGGAGGGAACGACGGGTCCCTCTCCACGGGCAACGCAGGGGGGCGTGTGGCCTGCTGCACCATCTTCGCCGTCCctgagtag